The following proteins come from a genomic window of Streptomyces liliiviolaceus:
- a CDS encoding response regulator, which translates to MVVDDHPMWRDAVARDLAESGFDVVATAGDGEQAVRRAQAAGPDVLVLDLNLPAKPGVQVCKELVGLNPALRVLVLSASGEHADVLEAVKSGATGYLLKSASTEELIDAVRRTAVGDPVFTPGLAGLVLGEYRRLASDPGPATGGDEPRAPQLTDRETEVLRLVAKGLSYKQIAERLVISHRTVQNHVQNTLGKLQLHNRVELVRYAIERGLDDA; encoded by the coding sequence ATGGTGGTCGACGACCATCCCATGTGGCGCGACGCCGTCGCCCGGGACCTCGCCGAGTCCGGGTTCGACGTGGTCGCGACCGCGGGCGACGGCGAGCAGGCGGTGCGCCGGGCCCAGGCCGCCGGACCCGACGTCCTCGTGCTGGACCTGAACCTGCCCGCCAAACCCGGTGTGCAGGTCTGCAAGGAACTCGTCGGCCTCAACCCCGCGCTGCGCGTGCTGGTCCTCTCCGCGAGCGGCGAGCACGCCGACGTCCTGGAGGCGGTCAAGTCCGGCGCCACCGGCTATCTGCTCAAGTCGGCCTCCACGGAGGAGCTGATCGACGCGGTGCGTCGCACGGCCGTCGGCGACCCCGTCTTCACCCCGGGCCTCGCGGGCCTGGTCCTGGGCGAGTACCGCAGACTCGCCTCCGACCCCGGTCCCGCCACCGGCGGCGACGAGCCGAGGGCCCCGCAGCTCACCGACCGGGAGACCGAGGTGCTCCGGCTGGTGGCCAAGGGCCTGAGCTACAAGCAGATCGCCGAGCGTCTCGTGATCTCCCACCGCACCGTGCAGAACCACGTCCAGAACACCCTGGGCAAGCTCCAGTTGCACAACCGCGTGGAGTTGGTGCGCTATGCCATAGAGCGGGGCCTCGACGACGCGTAA
- a CDS encoding 6-phosphofructokinase, protein MRVGVLTGGGDCPGLNAVIRGIVRKGVQEYGYDFTGFRDGWRGPLEGDFVRLDIPAVRGILPRGGTILGSSRTNPLKAENGIRRIKENLAKCEVDALIAIGGEDTLGVAARLTDEYGVPVVGVPKTIDNDLSATDYTFGFDTAVGIATEAIDRLHTTAESHMRVLVCEVMGRHAGWIALHSGLAGGANVILIPEQRFDVDQVCAWVTSRFKASYAPIVVVAEGAMPKDGDMVLKDGSLDSFGHVRLSGVGEWLSKEIERRTGKEARTTVLGHVQRGGTPSAFDRWLATRFGLHAIEAVRDGDFGKMVALQGTDIVRVPIAEATARLKTVDPRLYEEVGVFFG, encoded by the coding sequence ATGCGGGTCGGAGTACTGACCGGAGGCGGCGACTGCCCCGGGCTCAACGCCGTCATCCGGGGCATCGTCCGCAAGGGCGTGCAGGAGTACGGCTATGACTTCACCGGCTTCCGGGACGGCTGGAGGGGTCCGCTGGAAGGCGACTTCGTCCGGCTCGACATTCCCGCCGTGCGGGGCATCCTGCCCCGCGGCGGCACCATCCTCGGCTCCTCGCGCACCAACCCCCTCAAGGCCGAGAACGGCATCCGCCGGATCAAGGAGAACCTCGCCAAGTGCGAGGTCGACGCCCTGATCGCGATCGGCGGGGAGGACACCCTCGGGGTCGCCGCGCGTCTCACCGACGAGTACGGGGTGCCCGTCGTCGGCGTACCGAAGACCATCGACAACGACCTGTCCGCCACCGACTACACCTTCGGCTTCGACACCGCCGTCGGGATCGCGACCGAGGCGATCGACCGGCTGCACACCACCGCGGAATCGCACATGCGCGTACTGGTGTGCGAGGTGATGGGGCGGCACGCGGGCTGGATCGCGCTCCACTCGGGACTCGCCGGCGGCGCGAACGTCATCCTCATCCCGGAGCAGCGCTTCGACGTCGACCAGGTGTGCGCCTGGGTGACCTCGCGCTTCAAGGCCTCGTACGCGCCGATCGTGGTCGTCGCGGAGGGGGCGATGCCCAAGGACGGCGACATGGTCCTCAAGGACGGGTCGCTGGACTCCTTCGGGCATGTGCGGCTGTCGGGTGTGGGGGAGTGGCTGTCCAAGGAGATCGAGCGGCGTACGGGGAAGGAGGCGCGGACGACCGTTCTCGGGCATGTGCAGCGAGGTGGTACTCCCAGTGCGTTCGACCGGTGGCTGGCCACGCGGTTCGGGCTGCATGCGATCGAGGCCGTGCGGGACGGGGACTTCGGCAAGATGGTCGCGCTCCAGGGGACCGACATCGTGCGCGTCCCGATCGCGGAGGCGACGGCCCGCCTGAAGACGGTGGATCCACGACTGTACGAGGAGGTCGGCGTCTTCTTCGGCTGA
- a CDS encoding 2-hydroxyacid dehydrogenase, whose protein sequence is MEILAFGVQADEKPLLEEAFRAEGHHGVRCLDVFLNEDTAPIAAGYETVSTSVNCELGSPVLQTLATGGTQLVAQRSTGFNNIDLQVAERLGMTVARVSYYSPHSVAEFAWTLAMAVNRRIVRASNRTRDFDFRLDGLMGRDLHGRTAGILGTGKIGEAFTRIAHGFGMNLLGWDAAENPACVELGMKYVSKERLLAESDLVSLHVPLLPETQHLIDAAALRTMRDDAILVNSSRGGLIDSRALVAELRAGRFTGVGLDVYEAEAGLFFLDKSLEVVDDDTLARLVTFPNVVVTSHQAYYTVDAVGQIIGTTVRNVLDYLAGRRSENVLVPAPART, encoded by the coding sequence GTGGAGATCCTCGCCTTCGGCGTCCAGGCCGATGAGAAGCCCCTCCTCGAAGAGGCCTTCCGGGCGGAGGGCCACCACGGCGTCCGCTGCCTGGACGTCTTCCTCAACGAGGACACCGCCCCCATCGCCGCCGGCTACGAGACCGTCTCCACCAGCGTCAACTGCGAACTGGGCAGCCCCGTCCTGCAGACCCTCGCGACCGGCGGCACCCAGCTGGTCGCCCAGCGCTCCACCGGCTTCAACAACATCGACCTCCAGGTCGCCGAACGCCTCGGCATGACGGTCGCCCGGGTCTCGTACTACTCGCCGCACTCCGTCGCCGAGTTCGCCTGGACCCTCGCCATGGCCGTCAACCGCCGCATTGTCCGCGCCTCCAACCGCACACGCGACTTCGACTTCCGGCTCGACGGGCTGATGGGCCGCGACCTGCACGGCCGCACCGCGGGCATCCTCGGCACCGGCAAGATCGGCGAGGCGTTCACCCGTATCGCCCATGGCTTCGGGATGAACCTGCTCGGCTGGGACGCCGCCGAGAACCCCGCCTGCGTGGAACTGGGCATGAAGTACGTGTCCAAGGAGCGGCTCCTCGCCGAGTCCGACCTCGTCAGCCTGCACGTACCGCTGCTGCCCGAGACCCAGCACCTGATCGACGCCGCCGCCCTGCGCACGATGAGGGACGACGCGATCCTGGTGAACTCCAGCCGCGGCGGCCTCATCGACAGCCGGGCCCTCGTCGCCGAACTGCGCGCCGGCCGCTTCACCGGCGTCGGCCTCGACGTGTACGAGGCCGAGGCCGGACTCTTCTTCCTCGACAAGTCGCTCGAAGTGGTGGACGACGACACCCTGGCCCGCCTGGTCACGTTCCCGAACGTCGTCGTCACCTCCCACCAGGCGTACTACACCGTGGACGCGGTCGGCCAGATCATCGGGACCACGGTGCGCAACGTCCTGGACTACCTGGCGGGCCGCCGCTCCGAGAACGTGCTGGTGCCCGCCCCGGCCCGTACCTGA
- a CDS encoding anthranilate synthase family protein produces MNLLDLLDDPRPFALLRRRTPGRPAEKADTVELLLGPVTEHERLADLPEGLALVPYRQIRERGFDVHDDGTPLSVLVPEESYEFSLEQVLAELPAHDVRVEDGGFDVADEEYARIVGRVLREEIGRGEGANFVIRRTYEGSVPGFGRSDALALFRRLLVGERGAYWTFVVHTGERTLVGASPEVHVRMSGGTVVMNPISGTYRYPAEGPTPEDLLEFLADGKEIEELSMVVDEELKMMCTVGDMGGVVIGPRLKEMAHLAHTEYELRGRSSLDVREVLKETMFAATVTGSPVQNACRVIERHEVGGRGYYAGALALIGRDPGGAQTLDSPILIRTADIDGGGRLRVPVGATLVRGSDPAGEVAETHAKAAGVLAALGVRPGRPGGEKARAPLADDPRVRAALDGRRASLAPFWLRMQEPSAELSGHALVVDGEDTFTAMLAHLLRSCGLAVTVRRYDEAGLREAVLAHEGPLVLGPGPGDPSDLADPKMAFLRGLTAEVLRGHRHGVLGVCLGHELIAAELGLETVRKEIPYQGAQTDIELFGRTETVGFYNSFVARCDDEAALELAAHGVEVARSRGQEVHALRGPGFAGVQFHPESVLTLRGTDVVRELLVQVRAGAGTSTFSERRPAR; encoded by the coding sequence ATGAACCTGCTCGATCTGCTGGACGATCCCCGCCCGTTCGCCCTGCTGCGCCGCCGCACGCCGGGCCGCCCCGCCGAGAAGGCCGACACCGTCGAGCTGCTGCTCGGCCCCGTCACGGAGCACGAGCGGCTGGCCGACCTCCCCGAGGGCCTCGCCCTCGTCCCGTACCGCCAGATCCGCGAGCGCGGCTTCGACGTCCACGACGACGGCACCCCCCTGTCGGTGCTCGTCCCGGAGGAGTCGTACGAGTTCTCCCTGGAGCAGGTGCTGGCGGAGCTGCCCGCGCACGACGTGCGGGTCGAGGACGGCGGCTTCGACGTCGCGGACGAGGAGTACGCGCGGATCGTCGGGCGGGTGCTGCGGGAGGAGATCGGGCGAGGCGAGGGCGCGAACTTCGTCATCCGGCGGACGTACGAGGGGTCGGTCCCCGGGTTCGGACGGTCCGACGCGCTGGCGCTCTTCCGGCGGCTGCTGGTGGGCGAGCGGGGGGCGTACTGGACGTTCGTCGTGCACACCGGGGAGCGGACGCTGGTCGGGGCGAGCCCCGAGGTGCATGTGCGGATGTCCGGCGGGACCGTCGTGATGAACCCGATCAGCGGGACGTACCGCTATCCCGCCGAGGGGCCGACGCCCGAGGACCTGCTGGAGTTCCTGGCCGACGGCAAGGAGATCGAGGAGCTCTCGATGGTCGTCGACGAGGAGCTCAAGATGATGTGCACGGTCGGTGACATGGGCGGGGTCGTGATCGGGCCGCGGCTCAAGGAGATGGCCCATCTCGCGCACACCGAGTACGAGCTGCGCGGCAGATCGTCGCTGGACGTGCGCGAGGTGCTGAAGGAGACCATGTTCGCCGCGACCGTCACCGGGTCGCCGGTGCAGAACGCGTGCCGGGTGATCGAGCGGCACGAGGTCGGCGGACGCGGCTACTACGCCGGGGCCCTCGCCCTCATCGGGCGCGACCCGGGCGGCGCCCAGACCCTCGACTCCCCCATCCTCATCCGGACCGCCGACATCGACGGCGGCGGACGGCTGCGCGTACCGGTGGGCGCGACGCTCGTGCGCGGGTCCGATCCGGCGGGCGAGGTCGCGGAGACGCACGCGAAGGCGGCGGGCGTACTGGCCGCTCTCGGCGTACGCCCCGGGCGGCCGGGCGGGGAGAAGGCGCGGGCGCCCCTCGCGGACGATCCGCGGGTGCGGGCGGCGCTCGACGGGCGGCGGGCCTCGCTGGCGCCGTTCTGGCTGCGGATGCAGGAGCCGTCCGCCGAGCTGTCGGGCCATGCGCTCGTCGTGGACGGGGAGGACACCTTCACGGCGATGCTCGCGCATCTGCTGCGCTCGTGCGGACTCGCGGTGACCGTGCGGCGGTACGACGAGGCGGGCCTGCGGGAGGCCGTCCTCGCCCATGAGGGCCCGCTGGTGCTGGGCCCCGGCCCCGGCGATCCGTCCGACCTGGCGGACCCGAAGATGGCCTTCCTGCGCGGCCTCACCGCGGAGGTGCTGCGCGGGCACCGGCACGGCGTCCTGGGTGTGTGCCTGGGCCATGAGCTGATCGCGGCGGAGCTGGGTCTGGAGACCGTGCGCAAGGAGATTCCGTACCAGGGCGCCCAGACGGACATCGAGCTGTTCGGGCGGACCGAGACCGTCGGTTTCTACAACAGCTTCGTGGCGCGCTGCGACGACGAGGCCGCGCTCGAACTGGCGGCCCACGGCGTGGAGGTCGCCAGAAGCCGGGGCCAGGAGGTGCACGCGCTGCGCGGGCCGGGCTTCGCCGGGGTGCAGTTCCACCCCGAGTCGGTACTGACCCTGCGCGGCACGGACGTCGTACGGGAGCTGCTGGTTCAGGTACGGGCCGGGGCGGGCACCAGCACGTTCTCGGAGCGGCGGCCCGCCAGGTAG
- a CDS encoding trp operon leader peptide, with product MFAHPTQNQNWWWTAHPAAH from the coding sequence ATGTTCGCGCATCCGACCCAGAACCAGAACTGGTGGTGGACCGCTCACCCGGCGGCCCACTGA
- a CDS encoding class II 3-deoxy-7-phosphoheptulonate synthase has protein sequence MTVNAKSSASAGNTWRDLPAAQQPEYPDAEALREVIADLESYPPLVFAGECDQLRARLGAVAKGEAFLLQGGDCAEAFDAVSADHIRNKLKTLLQMGAVLTYAASVPVVKVGRIAGQYSKPRSKNTETRDGVTLPTYRGDSVNGFDFNEKARVPDPERLKRMYNASASTLNLVRAFTTGGYADLRQVHAWNQDFVRTSPSGQRYEQLAREIDQALHFMNACGADPEEFRTVEFYASHEALLLDYESALTRVDSRTGHLYDVSGHMVWIGERTRQLDGAHIEFASKIRNPIGIKLGPTTTAEDALQYIERLDPEREPGRLTFIVRMGADKVRDKLPELVEKVTASGATVAWITDPMHGNTYEAASGHKTRRFDDVLDEVKGFFEVHKGLGTHPGGIHVELTGDDVTECVGGGDEIFVDDLHQRYETACDPRLNRSQSLDLAFLVAEMYRDQ, from the coding sequence GTGACCGTGAACGCTAAGTCCAGCGCGAGCGCTGGCAACACCTGGCGAGACCTGCCCGCGGCGCAGCAGCCCGAGTACCCCGATGCCGAGGCTCTGCGCGAAGTGATCGCGGACCTTGAGTCGTATCCGCCGCTCGTCTTCGCCGGCGAGTGCGACCAGCTGCGCGCCCGGTTGGGAGCTGTCGCCAAGGGCGAGGCGTTCCTTCTCCAGGGCGGCGACTGCGCCGAGGCCTTCGACGCCGTGTCCGCCGACCACATCCGCAACAAGCTCAAGACCCTGCTCCAGATGGGCGCCGTCCTCACGTACGCGGCGTCCGTGCCGGTCGTGAAGGTCGGCCGGATCGCCGGCCAGTACTCCAAGCCGCGCTCCAAGAACACCGAGACCCGCGACGGCGTGACCCTGCCGACATACCGCGGCGACTCGGTCAACGGCTTCGACTTCAACGAGAAGGCCCGGGTCCCGGACCCCGAGCGGCTGAAGCGGATGTACAACGCCTCCGCCTCCACGCTCAACCTGGTCCGCGCCTTCACCACCGGCGGCTACGCCGACCTGCGCCAGGTGCACGCCTGGAACCAGGACTTCGTACGGACCTCGCCGTCCGGTCAGCGCTACGAGCAGCTGGCGCGCGAGATCGACCAGGCGCTGCACTTCATGAACGCCTGCGGGGCGGACCCCGAGGAGTTCAGGACCGTCGAGTTCTACGCCTCCCACGAGGCGCTGCTCCTCGACTACGAGTCGGCGCTGACCAGGGTCGACTCCCGCACCGGGCACCTGTACGACGTCTCCGGCCACATGGTGTGGATCGGTGAGCGCACCCGGCAGCTGGACGGCGCGCACATCGAGTTCGCCTCGAAGATCCGCAACCCGATCGGGATCAAGCTGGGCCCGACGACCACGGCCGAGGACGCGCTGCAGTACATCGAGCGGCTCGACCCGGAGCGCGAGCCGGGCCGGCTGACCTTCATCGTCCGGATGGGCGCCGACAAGGTCCGCGACAAGCTGCCCGAGCTGGTCGAGAAGGTGACCGCCTCGGGCGCGACCGTCGCCTGGATCACCGACCCGATGCACGGCAACACCTACGAGGCGGCCTCCGGTCACAAGACCCGCCGCTTCGACGACGTGCTCGACGAGGTCAAGGGCTTCTTCGAGGTCCACAAGGGCCTCGGCACGCACCCGGGCGGCATCCACGTCGAGCTCACCGGTGACGACGTCACCGAGTGCGTGGGCGGCGGCGACGAGATCTTCGTCGACGACCTGCACCAGCGCTACGAGACGGCCTGCGACCCCCGGCTGAACCGCAGCCAGTCGCTCGACCTGGCATTCCTGGTCGCGGAGATGTACCGGGACCAGTAG
- a CDS encoding (2Fe-2S)-binding protein codes for MFVCNCFGVTEAQVKKHAADGACTPRQIASACKAGTDCGSCVRRIQALLGRGALPGRDAAKRDMPALVEAGRREGRLDEAA; via the coding sequence GTGTTCGTCTGCAACTGCTTCGGAGTGACCGAGGCACAGGTGAAGAAGCACGCGGCGGACGGCGCCTGCACCCCCCGGCAGATAGCGTCCGCCTGCAAGGCGGGCACCGACTGCGGATCCTGCGTCCGGCGCATCCAGGCACTGCTGGGCCGGGGCGCCCTCCCCGGCCGGGACGCGGCCAAGCGGGACATGCCGGCGCTCGTGGAAGCGGGTCGCCGCGAGGGGCGGCTGGACGAGGCGGCCTAG
- the bfr gene encoding bacterioferritin, protein MQGDPEVLEFLNEQLTAELTAINQYFLHAKMQENFGWTKLAKYTRHESFDEMKHAELLTDRILFLDGLPNYQRLFHVRVGQTVTEMFQADRQVEVEAIDRLRRGIDLMRAKGDVTSANIFESILADEEHHIDYLDTQLELVEKLGEALYIAQLIEQPES, encoded by the coding sequence ATGCAGGGCGACCCCGAGGTTCTCGAATTCCTCAACGAGCAGCTGACCGCCGAGCTCACCGCGATCAACCAGTACTTCCTGCACGCGAAGATGCAGGAGAACTTCGGCTGGACGAAGCTGGCGAAGTACACGCGGCACGAGTCCTTCGACGAGATGAAGCACGCGGAGCTGCTGACCGACCGCATCCTCTTCCTGGACGGCCTGCCGAACTACCAGCGGCTCTTCCACGTCCGGGTCGGCCAGACGGTCACCGAGATGTTCCAGGCGGACCGCCAGGTCGAGGTCGAGGCGATCGACCGGCTCCGGCGCGGCATCGACCTGATGCGGGCCAAGGGCGATGTCACGTCCGCGAACATCTTCGAGTCGATCCTCGCCGACGAGGAGCACCACATCGACTATCTGGACACCCAGCTGGAGCTGGTGGAGAAGCTCGGCGAGGCGCTCTATATCGCACAGCTCATCGAGCAGCCGGAGAGCTAG
- a CDS encoding sulfite oxidase-like oxidoreductase, with amino-acid sequence MGQPVGRESGEAAQSELPPGQRLQRGWPVTHYGPVPKFRPERWEFRIFGATADSEKYCWTHDEFTALPYATVVADLHCVTKFSMIGAEWGGVPTRTILEIAPPAPAVTHVMVWAEYGFSSNLRLDDFASERSIFATHKDGELLTAEHGFPLRLVVPQLYAWKGPKWVRGVEYMTADRRGFWEERGYHNVGDPWREQRYSYQEEPGDGPEL; translated from the coding sequence ATGGGTCAGCCGGTGGGTCGTGAATCTGGGGAAGCAGCGCAGTCGGAGCTTCCGCCGGGGCAGCGACTGCAGCGGGGCTGGCCGGTCACGCACTACGGGCCCGTACCCAAGTTCCGCCCCGAGCGCTGGGAGTTCAGGATCTTCGGCGCCACCGCCGACAGCGAGAAGTACTGCTGGACCCACGACGAGTTCACCGCACTGCCGTACGCGACGGTCGTGGCCGATCTGCACTGCGTCACCAAGTTCAGCATGATCGGCGCGGAGTGGGGCGGGGTGCCGACCAGGACGATCCTGGAGATCGCCCCGCCGGCGCCCGCCGTCACCCATGTCATGGTCTGGGCGGAGTACGGCTTCAGTTCGAATCTGCGCCTCGACGACTTCGCGTCCGAGCGCTCGATCTTCGCCACCCACAAGGACGGCGAACTGCTCACCGCGGAGCACGGCTTCCCGCTGCGTCTCGTCGTGCCGCAGTTGTACGCCTGGAAGGGCCCCAAGTGGGTCCGCGGCGTGGAGTACATGACGGCCGACCGCCGCGGCTTCTGGGAGGAGCGCGGCTATCACAACGTCGGCGACCCCTGGCGCGAGCAGCGCTACTCCTACCAGGAGGAGCCCGGGGACGGCCCCGAGCTCTGA
- a CDS encoding DUF4396 domain-containing protein: MQHDGHPHASWSMAVRATLHCLTGCAIGEVLGMVIGTALGWGSVPTLVLAIALAFFFGYALTLRGVLKAGVDLRAAIRVAFAADTLSIAVMELIDNGVIVVWPGAMDAGLGDALFWWVLAIALAAAFVVTTPVNKWMIGRGKGHAVVHQYHH; this comes from the coding sequence ATGCAGCACGACGGACACCCGCACGCGAGCTGGTCCATGGCCGTGAGGGCCACTCTGCACTGCCTCACCGGATGCGCCATCGGCGAGGTGCTCGGCATGGTGATCGGCACCGCGCTCGGCTGGGGTTCCGTGCCGACACTGGTCCTGGCGATCGCCCTGGCCTTCTTCTTCGGTTACGCGCTCACCCTGCGCGGCGTCCTGAAGGCGGGTGTCGACCTCAGGGCCGCGATCCGGGTCGCGTTCGCCGCGGACACGCTCTCCATCGCCGTGATGGAGCTGATCGACAACGGCGTGATCGTCGTCTGGCCGGGCGCGATGGACGCCGGGCTCGGGGACGCGCTGTTCTGGTGGGTGCTGGCGATCGCGCTGGCCGCCGCGTTCGTGGTCACGACGCCGGTCAACAAGTGGATGATCGGCCGCGGCAAGGGTCACGCCGTGGTGCACCAGTACCACCACTGA
- a CDS encoding deoxyribonuclease IV, with protein MSTQQSRNPVGGHVPVAGGLASVGLSYARELAAETVQVFVANPRGWATPPGNPAQDEQFRAACAEESIPAYVHAPYLINFGSHTEATVEKSVESLRHSLRRGRAIGALGVVVHTGSATGGRERSVALRQVRERLLPLLDELTHDDDPFLLLESTAGQGSSLCSRTWDFGPYFEALDSHPKLGVCLDTCHIFAAGHDLTGPSGMHQTLDLLVDTVGEGRLKLIHANDSKDVAGAHKDRHENIGAGHIGEDPFRALMTHPATEGVPLVIETPGGKEGHAADVERLKKLRDG; from the coding sequence GTGAGCACTCAGCAGTCCCGCAACCCCGTCGGCGGCCATGTCCCCGTCGCCGGAGGCCTCGCCTCCGTCGGCCTCTCGTACGCGCGTGAGCTGGCCGCCGAGACCGTCCAGGTCTTCGTCGCCAACCCGCGCGGCTGGGCGACACCGCCCGGGAACCCGGCCCAGGACGAGCAGTTCCGCGCCGCCTGCGCCGAGGAGTCCATTCCCGCGTACGTCCACGCGCCCTATCTGATCAACTTCGGTTCGCACACCGAGGCGACGGTGGAGAAGTCGGTGGAGTCGCTGCGGCACTCGCTGCGCCGGGGGCGGGCGATCGGGGCGCTGGGCGTGGTCGTGCACACGGGCTCGGCGACCGGCGGCCGGGAGCGCTCGGTGGCGCTCCGGCAGGTGCGCGAGCGTCTGCTGCCGCTGCTCGACGAGCTGACCCACGACGACGACCCGTTCCTGCTCCTGGAGTCGACCGCCGGCCAGGGTTCCTCGCTCTGCTCGCGGACCTGGGACTTCGGGCCGTACTTCGAGGCGCTCGATTCCCATCCCAAGCTCGGTGTCTGCCTGGACACGTGCCACATCTTCGCCGCGGGCCACGACCTCACCGGGCCCAGCGGGATGCACCAGACCCTCGATCTGCTGGTGGACACGGTCGGCGAGGGCCGGCTGAAGCTGATCCACGCCAACGACTCCAAGGACGTGGCGGGCGCCCACAAGGACCGCCACGAGAACATCGGCGCCGGTCACATCGGCGAGGACCCGTTCCGCGCCCTGATGACCCACCCCGCCACCGAGGGCGTACCGCTGGTCATCGAGACGCCCGGTGGCAAGGAGGGGCACGCGGCGGACGTGGAGCGTCTGAAGAAGCTCAGGGACGGCTGA
- the pknB gene encoding Stk1 family PASTA domain-containing Ser/Thr kinase yields the protein MDTTLQDPLVGHVLDGRYRVDARIAVGGMATVYRAVDTRLDRVLALKVMHPTLAADVSFVDRFIREAKSVARLAHPNVVQVFDQGTDGPYVYLAMEYVAGCTLRDVLRERGALQPRAALDILEPVLAALGAAHRAGFVHRDMKPENVLIGDDGRVKVADFGLVRAVDTVTHTTGAVLGTVSYLAPEQIEHGTADPRVDVYACGILLYEMLTGDRPHSGDSPAAVLYKHLHEDVPAPSALVPDLAYELDELVTSATARNPGVRPYDAVALLALTLDARNALSDDQLDAVPPGALAGDRSGADNRTSVIPRSLSVPRLLPVNEDDAELHRTSFLPSPPPEPPRRVRMRAPRRGVLAIVAAVLLILGVGAGVWYINSGQFTEVPAVLDKTEAEARKSIEGAGLDVRTKKAYSDTVKLGRVISTDPKPTTRIRDNGSVTLTISKGPNTVRVPDLKGFVLSKAKERLEKEGLAAGMVTKAFSEDVVVGQVISTKPGAGTERRGGSAIALVVSKGSPVDVPDVRGDDVEDARQELEEAGLTVEVASGRITSDYEAGQVAEQTPAPDKQVAQGATVKLTVSKGPPLVEVPDVVGDSVDDAKQELEDAGFEVEEDRGLLGLFGDTVDSQSVEGGEQAPKGSKITIKIR from the coding sequence GTGGATACGACCCTTCAAGACCCCTTGGTCGGGCATGTGCTCGACGGTCGGTATCGCGTCGACGCCCGCATCGCGGTCGGCGGGATGGCCACGGTCTACCGGGCCGTGGACACCCGTCTCGACCGGGTGCTCGCGCTCAAGGTGATGCATCCGACCCTGGCGGCCGACGTCTCGTTCGTCGACCGTTTCATCCGCGAGGCCAAGTCGGTGGCCAGGCTCGCCCATCCGAACGTGGTGCAGGTCTTCGACCAGGGGACCGACGGCCCGTACGTCTATCTGGCGATGGAGTACGTGGCCGGATGCACCCTTCGTGACGTACTGCGCGAGCGGGGGGCGCTCCAGCCGCGGGCCGCGCTGGACATCCTGGAGCCGGTCCTCGCCGCGCTCGGCGCCGCGCACCGCGCCGGGTTCGTACACCGCGACATGAAGCCGGAGAACGTCCTGATAGGGGACGACGGCCGGGTGAAGGTCGCGGACTTCGGTCTCGTACGGGCCGTGGACACGGTCACCCACACCACGGGCGCCGTCCTGGGCACGGTGTCGTATCTCGCGCCGGAGCAGATAGAACACGGCACGGCCGACCCCCGCGTGGACGTGTACGCGTGCGGCATCCTCCTCTACGAGATGCTGACCGGCGACCGTCCGCACTCGGGCGACTCGCCCGCCGCGGTGCTCTACAAGCACCTCCACGAGGACGTGCCCGCCCCGTCGGCGCTCGTGCCGGACCTCGCCTACGAACTCGACGAGCTGGTCACCTCGGCGACCGCGCGCAACCCCGGGGTCCGCCCGTACGACGCGGTGGCGCTGCTCGCCCTGACCCTGGACGCGCGCAACGCCCTGAGCGACGACCAGCTGGACGCCGTGCCGCCGGGCGCCCTCGCCGGGGACCGGTCCGGCGCCGACAACCGTACGAGCGTGATCCCGCGCTCTCTGTCGGTGCCCCGGCTCCTCCCGGTGAACGAGGACGACGCGGAGCTGCACCGCACGAGCTTCCTGCCGTCCCCGCCTCCCGAGCCGCCCCGGCGCGTCCGTATGAGGGCGCCCCGACGGGGTGTGCTCGCGATCGTCGCCGCGGTACTGCTGATCCTCGGCGTCGGCGCGGGGGTCTGGTACATCAACTCCGGTCAGTTCACCGAGGTCCCCGCGGTGCTGGACAAGACGGAGGCCGAGGCCAGGAAGAGCATCGAGGGCGCCGGCCTCGACGTGAGGACGAAGAAGGCGTACAGCGACACCGTCAAGCTCGGCAGGGTCATCAGCACCGACCCGAAGCCGACCACCCGCATCCGCGACAACGGCTCCGTGACGCTGACGATCTCCAAGGGCCCCAACACCGTGCGGGTCCCGGACCTCAAGGGCTTCGTGCTCAGCAAGGCCAAGGAGCGGCTGGAGAAGGAAGGGCTGGCGGCCGGCATGGTCACCAAGGCCTTCAGCGAGGACGTCGTGGTGGGCCAGGTGATCAGCACGAAGCCGGGGGCGGGCACCGAGCGCCGCGGCGGTTCGGCGATCGCCCTCGTCGTCAGCAAGGGCAGCCCGGTGGACGTGCCCGACGTGCGCGGCGACGACGTGGAGGACGCCAGGCAGGAGCTGGAGGAGGCGGGTCTGACGGTCGAGGTCGCCTCCGGGCGGATCACCTCGGACTACGAGGCCGGTCAGGTCGCCGAGCAGACGCCCGCTCCGGACAAGCAGGTGGCACAGGGCGCCACCGTCAAGCTGACGGTCTCCAAGGGCCCGCCGCTGGTCGAGGTCCCGGACGTCGTGGGCGACAGCGTCGACGACGCCAAGCAGGAGTTGGAGGACGCCGGGTTCGAGGTCGAGGAGGACCGCGGTCTGCTCGGGCTCTTCGGTGACACGGTCGACAGCCAGTCGGTCGAGGGCGGCGAGCAGGCGCCCAAGGGATCGAAGATCACCATCAAGATCCGCTGA